A genomic window from Streptomyces sp. NBC_01429 includes:
- a CDS encoding DUF3566 domain-containing protein, whose protein sequence is MTDTRGQQPPYETYGAEQPKPVAQPYHPPQAYPTPQGGGGTQGGQKQGQQGASVTTAASGTAAAAAVRVPRTGARTTPRTRKARLRVSKADPWSVMKVSFLLSIALGICTVIAAAVLWMVMDAMGVFSTVGGTISEATGSNESNGFDLQSFLSLPRVLVFTSVIAVIDVVLATALATLGAFIYNLSAGFVGGVELTLAEDE, encoded by the coding sequence GTGACCGATACCCGGGGGCAGCAGCCCCCGTACGAGACATACGGCGCCGAGCAGCCGAAGCCGGTCGCTCAGCCGTACCACCCACCGCAGGCATACCCCACGCCCCAGGGCGGCGGGGGTACGCAGGGCGGACAGAAGCAGGGCCAACAGGGAGCCTCCGTGACAACTGCCGCTTCGGGTACCGCCGCGGCTGCCGCCGTACGAGTGCCGCGTACCGGCGCGCGAACCACCCCGCGTACGCGCAAGGCGCGGCTGCGGGTGTCGAAGGCCGATCCGTGGTCGGTGATGAAGGTCAGCTTCCTGCTCTCCATCGCGCTCGGCATCTGCACGGTCATCGCGGCGGCCGTGCTGTGGATGGTCATGGACGCGATGGGCGTCTTCTCGACCGTCGGCGGAACGATCAGCGAGGCAACGGGCTCCAACGAGAGCAACGGCTTCGATCTCCAGTCGTTCCTGTCGCTGCCGCGGGTGCTCGTCTTCACGTCGGTCATCGCGGTGATCGACGTCGTGCTGGCCACCGCGCTGGCCACGCTCGGAGCGTTCATCTACAACCTGTCGGCGGGCTTCGTGGGCGGTGTTGAGCTCACGCTCGCCGAGGACGAGTGA
- the gyrA gene encoding DNA gyrase subunit A, with product MADENTPDNPDLPENSGVPGTPGTPVVQEAVEAVEGLAMRVEPVGLETEMQRSYLDYAMSVIVSRALPDVRDGLKPVHRRVLYAMYDGGYRPEKGFYKCARVVGDVMGTYHPHGDSSIYDALVRLAQPWSMRMPLVDSNGNFGSPGNDPAAAMRYTECKMMPLSMEMLRDIDEDTVDLTDNYDGRNQEPTVLPARFPNLLINGSAGIAVGMATNIPPHNLREVAAGAMWALEHPEASHEELLDALIERIKGPDFPTGALVVGRKGIEEAYRTGRGSITMRAVVEVEEIQNRQCLVVTELPYQTNPDNLAQKIADLVKDGRVGGIADVRDETSSRTGQRLVVVLKRDAVAKVVLNNLYKHTDLQSNFSANMLALVDGVPRTLSLDAFIRHWVTHQIEVIVRRTKFRLRKAEERAHILRGLLKALDAIDEVIALIRRSDTVEIAREGLMGLLTIDEIQANAILEMQLRRLAALERQKIVAEHDELQQKINEYNAILASPEKQRQIIREELTVIVDKFGDDRRSKLVPFDGDMSMEDLIAEEDIVVTITRGGYVKRTKADDYRSQKRGGKGVRGTKLKEDDIVDHFFVSTTHHWLLFFTNKGRVYRAKAYELPDAGRDARGQHVANLLAFQPDEQIAEILAIRDYEAVPYLVLATKAGLVKKTPLKDYDSPRAGGVIAINLRETESGTDDELIGAELVSAEDDLLLISRKAQSIRFTATDDALRPMGRATSGVKGMSFREGDELLSMNVVRPGTFVFTATDGGYAKRTAVDEYRVQGRGGLGIKAAKIVEDRGSLVGALVVEETDEILAITLGGGVIRTRVNEVRETGRDTMGVQLINLGKRDAVVGIARNAEAGREAEEVDGSDDPLTDEAGTAEVVAEGTQSSAGEHEE from the coding sequence ATGGCCGACGAGAACACCCCTGACAACCCTGACCTCCCCGAGAACTCCGGCGTCCCCGGCACCCCTGGCACCCCCGTGGTCCAGGAGGCCGTCGAGGCGGTGGAGGGACTGGCGATGCGCGTAGAGCCCGTCGGGCTCGAAACGGAGATGCAGCGCTCGTATCTCGACTACGCGATGTCCGTCATCGTGTCGCGCGCGCTGCCGGACGTACGGGACGGCCTCAAGCCCGTACACCGCCGTGTGCTGTACGCGATGTACGACGGCGGCTACCGGCCCGAGAAGGGCTTCTACAAGTGCGCCCGCGTCGTCGGTGACGTCATGGGTACGTACCACCCGCACGGCGACTCCTCGATCTACGACGCGCTGGTGCGCCTGGCGCAGCCGTGGTCGATGCGGATGCCGCTGGTGGACTCCAACGGCAACTTCGGTTCCCCGGGCAACGACCCGGCCGCCGCCATGCGGTACACCGAGTGCAAGATGATGCCGCTGTCGATGGAGATGCTCCGGGACATCGACGAGGACACCGTCGACCTCACGGACAACTACGACGGGCGCAACCAGGAGCCGACGGTCCTGCCGGCGCGCTTCCCGAACCTGCTGATCAACGGTTCGGCGGGCATCGCCGTCGGTATGGCCACGAACATCCCGCCGCACAACCTGCGGGAGGTCGCGGCCGGCGCGATGTGGGCGCTGGAGCACCCGGAGGCGAGCCACGAGGAGCTGCTCGACGCGCTCATCGAGCGGATCAAGGGGCCGGACTTCCCGACCGGCGCGCTGGTCGTGGGGCGCAAGGGCATCGAGGAGGCGTACCGGACGGGCCGCGGCTCGATCACGATGCGCGCGGTGGTCGAGGTCGAGGAGATCCAGAACCGCCAGTGCCTGGTGGTCACGGAGCTGCCGTACCAGACCAACCCGGACAACCTCGCGCAGAAGATCGCCGACCTGGTCAAGGACGGCAGGGTCGGCGGTATCGCCGACGTCCGTGACGAGACGTCCTCGCGCACGGGACAGCGGCTGGTCGTCGTCCTGAAGCGGGACGCGGTCGCCAAGGTCGTGCTGAACAACCTGTATAAGCACACCGACCTCCAGTCCAACTTCAGCGCGAACATGCTGGCGCTGGTGGACGGTGTGCCGCGCACGCTGTCCCTGGACGCGTTCATCCGGCACTGGGTGACGCACCAGATCGAGGTCATCGTCCGGCGGACGAAGTTCCGGCTGCGCAAGGCCGAGGAGCGGGCGCACATCCTGCGCGGTCTGCTCAAGGCGCTGGACGCGATCGACGAGGTCATCGCGCTGATCCGGCGCAGTGACACGGTGGAGATCGCGCGCGAGGGCCTGATGGGGCTGCTCACGATCGACGAGATCCAGGCGAACGCGATCCTGGAGATGCAGCTGCGCCGGCTGGCCGCGCTGGAGCGGCAGAAGATCGTCGCCGAGCACGACGAGCTCCAGCAGAAGATCAACGAGTACAACGCGATCCTGGCCTCGCCGGAGAAGCAGCGTCAGATCATCCGTGAGGAACTGACGGTCATCGTCGACAAGTTCGGCGACGACCGGCGCTCGAAGCTCGTACCCTTCGACGGTGACATGTCCATGGAGGACTTGATCGCCGAGGAGGACATCGTCGTCACGATCACGCGTGGTGGCTATGTGAAGCGTACGAAGGCGGACGACTACCGCTCGCAGAAGCGCGGCGGCAAGGGCGTGCGCGGGACGAAGCTCAAGGAAGACGACATCGTCGACCACTTCTTCGTCTCGACGACGCACCACTGGCTGCTCTTCTTCACGAACAAGGGCCGGGTCTACCGGGCCAAGGCGTACGAGCTGCCGGACGCCGGCCGGGACGCGCGCGGTCAGCACGTGGCCAATCTGCTGGCTTTCCAGCCGGACGAGCAGATCGCCGAGATCCTGGCGATCCGGGACTACGAGGCCGTGCCGTATCTCGTTCTCGCAACAAAGGCGGGGCTGGTGAAGAAGACCCCGCTCAAGGATTACGACTCGCCGCGCGCCGGCGGAGTCATCGCGATCAACCTCCGCGAGACGGAATCCGGCACGGACGACGAGCTGATCGGCGCCGAGCTGGTGTCGGCGGAGGACGATCTGCTGCTGATCAGCCGGAAGGCGCAGTCCATCCGGTTCACCGCGACGGACGACGCCCTTCGGCCAATGGGACGAGCGACATCAGGCGTCAAGGGGATGAGTTTCCGCGAAGGCGACGAGCTGCTCTCGATGAATGTCGTCCGGCCCGGTACTTTCGTCTTCACCGCAACGGACGGCGGGTACGCGAAGCGGACCGCCGTCGACGAGTACCGCGTCCAGGGTCGCGGCGGCCTCGGTATCAAGGCTGCCAAGATCGTGGAGGACCGCGGTTCCCTCGTCGGCGCGTTGGTGGTCGAGGAGACTGATGAGATCCTTGCCATCACGCTCGGCGGCGGTGTGATTCGCACGCGCGTCAACGAAGTCAGGGAGACGGGCCGTGACACCATGGGCGTCCAACTGATCAACCTGGGCAAGCGCGATGCCGTCGTCGGTATCGCACGCAATGCCGAGGCGGGGCGTGAGGCCGAAGAGGTCGACGGGAGTGATGACCCGTTGACCGACGAGGCCGGTACGGCCGAGGTCGTAGCCGAGGGCACTCAGTCCTCGGCCGGGGAGCACGAGGAGTAA
- the gyrB gene encoding DNA topoisomerase (ATP-hydrolyzing) subunit B, with protein sequence MLCQKGRFVADSGNPNEKTPSTGIGEHGEVTNAYDASAITVLEGLDAVRKRPGMYIGSTGERGLHHLVQEVVDNAVDEAMAGHADTIDVTILADGGVRVIDNGRGIPVGIVPSEGKPAVEVVMTVLHAGGKFGGGGYAVSGGLHGVGVSVVNALSTKVAVEVKTDGHRWTQDYKLGVPTAPLKRNEETADSGTTVTFWADPDVFETTDYSFETLSRRFQEMAFLNKGLTLTLTDERESAKAVVGADVAGTDATEDPGEEPPARSVTYFYEGGIVDFVKYLNSRKGELIHPTVIDIEAEDKERLLSVEIAMQWNAQYSEGVYSFANTIHTHEGGTHEEGFRAAMTGLVNRYAREKKFLREKDDNLAGEDIREGLTAIISVKLGEPQFEGQTKTKLGNTEAKTFVQKIVHEHLTDWFDRNPNEAADIIRKSIQAATARVAARKARDLTRRKGLLESASLPGKLSDCQSNDPSKCEIFIVEGDSAGGSAKSGRNPMYQAILPIRGKILNVEKARIDKILQNTEVQALISAFGTGVHEDFDIEKLRYHKIILMADADVDGQHINTLLLTFLFRFMRPLVEAGHVYLSRPPLYKIKWGRDDFEYAYSDRERDALVELGKQNGKRIREDSIQRFKGLGEMNAEELRVTTMDVDHRVLGQVTLDDAAQADDLFSVLMGEDVEARRSFIQRNAKDVRFLDI encoded by the coding sequence GTGCTGTGCCAGAAAGGGCGCTTCGTGGCCGATTCCGGCAACCCCAATGAGAAGACTCCGTCCACCGGCATTGGCGAGCACGGCGAGGTGACCAACGCCTACGACGCCAGTGCCATCACCGTGCTCGAAGGTCTGGACGCGGTCCGCAAGCGGCCCGGCATGTACATCGGCTCGACCGGTGAGCGCGGGCTCCACCACCTTGTGCAGGAAGTCGTCGACAACGCCGTCGACGAGGCGATGGCCGGGCACGCGGACACGATCGACGTCACGATCCTCGCCGACGGCGGGGTCCGGGTGATCGACAACGGCCGCGGGATCCCGGTGGGCATCGTTCCGTCCGAGGGCAAGCCGGCCGTCGAGGTCGTGATGACCGTGCTGCACGCGGGCGGCAAGTTCGGCGGCGGCGGCTACGCCGTCTCCGGCGGTCTGCACGGCGTGGGCGTCTCCGTCGTCAACGCGCTGTCGACGAAGGTCGCGGTCGAGGTCAAGACGGACGGTCACCGCTGGACGCAGGACTACAAGCTGGGCGTGCCGACCGCGCCGCTCAAGCGCAACGAGGAGACGGCCGACTCCGGTACGACGGTCACGTTCTGGGCCGACCCGGACGTCTTCGAGACGACGGACTACTCCTTCGAGACGCTGTCGCGGCGCTTCCAGGAGATGGCCTTCCTCAACAAGGGCCTGACCCTGACGCTGACGGACGAACGCGAGTCGGCGAAGGCCGTCGTGGGCGCCGACGTCGCGGGCACGGACGCCACCGAGGACCCCGGCGAGGAGCCGCCGGCCCGCTCGGTGACGTACTTCTACGAGGGCGGCATCGTCGACTTCGTGAAGTACCTCAATTCGCGCAAGGGCGAGCTGATCCACCCGACGGTCATCGACATCGAGGCCGAGGACAAGGAACGGCTGCTCTCGGTCGAGATCGCGATGCAGTGGAACGCCCAGTACAGCGAGGGCGTGTACTCGTTCGCGAACACGATCCACACGCACGAGGGCGGTACGCACGAGGAGGGCTTCCGCGCGGCGATGACCGGTCTGGTCAACCGCTACGCGCGCGAGAAGAAGTTCCTGCGCGAGAAGGACGACAACCTGGCGGGCGAGGACATCCGCGAGGGTCTGACGGCGATCATCTCGGTGAAGCTCGGCGAGCCGCAGTTCGAGGGCCAGACGAAGACGAAGCTCGGCAACACCGAGGCGAAGACCTTCGTGCAGAAGATCGTGCACGAGCACCTGACGGACTGGTTCGACCGCAATCCGAACGAGGCCGCGGACATCATCCGCAAGTCGATCCAGGCCGCCACGGCCCGGGTCGCGGCCCGCAAGGCGCGTGACCTGACCCGCCGCAAGGGGCTGCTGGAGAGCGCCTCGCTGCCGGGCAAGCTGAGCGACTGCCAGTCCAACGACCCCTCCAAGTGCGAGATCTTCATCGTCGAGGGTGACTCCGCCGGCGGCTCGGCGAAGTCGGGCCGTAACCCGATGTACCAGGCGATCCTGCCGATCCGCGGCAAGATCCTGAACGTCGAGAAGGCGCGGATCGACAAGATCCTCCAGAACACCGAGGTGCAGGCGCTGATCTCGGCGTTCGGCACCGGGGTGCACGAGGACTTCGACATCGAGAAGCTCCGCTATCACAAGATCATCCTGATGGCGGACGCCGACGTCGACGGTCAGCACATCAACACCCTGCTGCTGACGTTCCTGTTCCGCTTCATGCGCCCGCTGGTCGAGGCCGGACACGTCTATCTGTCGCGCCCGCCGCTGTACAAGATCAAGTGGGGCCGGGACGACTTCGAGTACGCCTACTCCGACCGGGAGCGCGACGCCCTGGTCGAGCTGGGCAAGCAGAACGGCAAGCGGATCCGCGAGGACTCGATCCAGCGCTTCAAGGGCCTGGGCGAGATGAACGCCGAGGAGCTGCGGGTCACCACGATGGACGTCGACCACCGCGTGCTCGGCCAGGTCACCCTGGACGACGCGGCCCAGGCCGACGATCTCTTCTCGGTGCTGATGGGCGAGGACGTCGAGGCCCGGCGGTCCTTCATCCAGCGCAATGCCAAGGACGTCCGCTTCCTCGACATCTGA
- a CDS encoding DUF721 domain-containing protein has protein sequence MSGRGTAPDPSGRPSGQSSAELPGLGAQAPAESAPPPVPEASGVDLARVALRAAKEQARARGAAVQQKKQARRGGGLRSGSGADGRDPLPLGAAINRLITERGWETPAAVGGVMGRWPQIVGEDLAKHCVPQRYDDGHDERVLTVRCDSTAWATQLRLLAPRLVARLNEDLGHGTVRTIKVLGPGGPPSRSGRLRAPGSQGPGDTYG, from the coding sequence ATGAGCGGCCGGGGTACGGCGCCCGACCCGTCGGGACGGCCGTCGGGGCAGTCGTCCGCCGAACTGCCCGGGCTGGGGGCCCAGGCGCCCGCCGAGAGCGCGCCGCCGCCGGTTCCCGAGGCGTCGGGCGTGGATCTTGCGCGGGTCGCGCTGCGCGCGGCGAAGGAGCAGGCGCGGGCGCGCGGCGCCGCCGTGCAGCAGAAGAAGCAGGCCAGGCGCGGTGGCGGGCTGCGCTCCGGGTCGGGCGCCGACGGCCGCGATCCGCTGCCGCTCGGGGCGGCGATCAACCGGCTGATCACCGAGCGCGGCTGGGAGACGCCCGCGGCGGTGGGCGGCGTGATGGGCCGGTGGCCGCAGATCGTCGGCGAGGACCTGGCCAAGCACTGCGTGCCGCAGCGGTACGACGACGGCCATGACGAGCGGGTGCTGACCGTACGGTGCGACTCGACGGCGTGGGCGACGCAGCTGCGGCTGCTGGCGCCCCGGCTGGTGGCCCGGCTGAACGAGGACCTGGGGCACGGCACCGTACGGACGATCAAGGTCCTGGGGCCCGGCGGACCGCCGTCGCGGTCCGGCCGGCTGCGGGCGCCGGGCAGCCAGGGGCCGGGCGACACGTACGGCTGA
- the recF gene encoding DNA replication/repair protein RecF (All proteins in this family for which functions are known are DNA-binding proteins that assist the filamentation of RecA onto DNA for the initiation of recombination or recombinational repair.) has product MHVTHLSLADFRSYARVEVPLDPGVTAFVGANGQGKTNLVEAVGYLATLGSHRVSSDAPLVRMGAERAVIRAAVTQGERSQLVELELNPGRANRARVNRSSQVRPRDVLGIVRTVLFAPEDLALIKGDPGERRRFLDELITARSPRMAGVRSDYDRVLRQRNTLLKSAAMARRHGGRGMDLSTLDVWDQHLARAGAELLAQRADLIATLQPLTDKAYEQLAPGGGPVALEYRSSAEEPVVGSRDEMYEGLLAALVAVRKQEIERGVTLVGPHRDDLVLKLGQLPAKGYASHGESWSYALALRLASYDLLRSEGNEPVLVLDDVFAELDARRRERLAELVVPGEQVLVTAAVDDDVPGVLAGARFEVADGAVERV; this is encoded by the coding sequence ATGCACGTCACGCATCTGTCGCTGGCCGACTTCCGCTCCTACGCCCGGGTCGAGGTCCCTCTCGATCCGGGCGTCACCGCGTTCGTGGGGGCGAACGGGCAGGGGAAGACCAATCTGGTCGAGGCGGTCGGCTATCTGGCGACCCTCGGCAGCCACCGGGTCTCCTCCGACGCCCCGCTGGTGCGGATGGGCGCGGAGCGCGCGGTGATCCGGGCGGCCGTGACGCAGGGCGAGCGGTCGCAGCTGGTCGAGCTGGAACTCAACCCCGGCCGGGCCAACCGGGCGCGCGTCAACAGGTCCTCGCAGGTCAGACCGCGTGATGTGCTGGGCATCGTACGGACCGTGCTGTTCGCCCCGGAGGACCTGGCGCTGATCAAGGGCGACCCGGGCGAGCGCCGCCGGTTCCTGGACGAGCTGATCACCGCGCGCTCGCCCCGGATGGCGGGGGTGCGCTCCGACTACGACCGGGTGCTCAGGCAGCGCAATACGCTGCTGAAGTCCGCGGCGATGGCGCGGCGGCACGGCGGTCGTGGCATGGACCTGTCGACGCTGGACGTCTGGGACCAGCATCTGGCGCGGGCGGGCGCTGAGCTGCTCGCGCAGCGGGCGGATCTGATCGCGACCTTGCAGCCGCTGACCGACAAGGCGTACGAGCAGCTGGCGCCCGGGGGCGGTCCGGTGGCGCTGGAGTACCGTTCCTCCGCCGAGGAGCCGGTCGTGGGCTCGCGCGACGAGATGTACGAGGGGCTGCTGGCCGCCCTGGTCGCCGTGCGCAAGCAGGAGATCGAACGGGGCGTGACGCTGGTCGGCCCGCACCGGGACGATCTGGTGCTCAAGCTCGGCCAGCTGCCGGCGAAGGGGTACGCGAGCCACGGCGAGTCCTGGTCGTACGCGCTGGCGCTGCGGCTGGCCTCGTACGACCTGTTGCGCTCCGAGGGGAACGAGCCGGTGCTGGTCCTGGACGACGTCTTCGCCGAGCTGGACGCGCGGCGGCGCGAGCGGCTGGCGGAGCTGGTGGTTCCGGGCGAACAGGTACTGGTGACGGCCGCGGTGGACGACGACGTGCCGGGCGTGCTGGCGGGGGCGCGGTTCGAGGTCGCCGACGGCGCGGTGGAGCGGGTATGA
- the gnd gene encoding phosphogluconate dehydrogenase (NAD(+)-dependent, decarboxylating) has product MELGLVGLGKMGGNMRERIRRAGHTVIGYDRNPDLADVHSLQELVGKLKGPRVVWVMVPAGAATQATVDELAELLSPGDVVVDGGNSRWTDDEKHAVELGIKGIGFLDCGVSGGVWGLENGYALMYGGDPENVTKVQPIFDALKPEGDFGSVHAGKVGAGHFAKMVHNGIEYAMMQAYAEGWELLEKVDSVTDVREVFRSWQEGTVIRSWLLDLAVNALNEDEHLDELRGFAQDSGEGRWTVEAAIDNAVPLPAITASLFARFASRQDDSPQMKMIAALRNQFGGHAVESNAPKK; this is encoded by the coding sequence ATGGAGCTCGGTCTCGTCGGTCTCGGCAAGATGGGCGGCAATATGCGCGAGCGCATCCGCCGCGCCGGCCACACTGTCATCGGATACGACCGCAATCCGGACCTCGCCGATGTGCACAGCCTTCAGGAGCTGGTGGGCAAGCTCAAGGGCCCGCGCGTGGTGTGGGTGATGGTCCCGGCGGGCGCCGCGACCCAGGCGACCGTCGACGAGCTGGCCGAGCTGCTCTCACCGGGCGATGTCGTGGTCGACGGCGGGAACTCCCGCTGGACGGACGACGAGAAGCACGCCGTCGAGCTGGGCATCAAGGGCATCGGCTTCCTCGACTGCGGTGTCTCCGGCGGCGTCTGGGGCCTGGAGAACGGCTACGCGCTGATGTACGGCGGCGACCCCGAGAACGTCACGAAGGTCCAGCCGATCTTCGACGCGCTCAAGCCCGAGGGCGACTTCGGCTCGGTCCACGCCGGCAAGGTCGGCGCCGGGCACTTCGCCAAGATGGTCCACAACGGCATCGAGTACGCCATGATGCAGGCGTACGCCGAGGGCTGGGAGCTGCTGGAGAAGGTCGACTCGGTCACGGACGTCCGGGAGGTCTTCCGGTCTTGGCAGGAGGGGACGGTCATCCGTTCCTGGCTGCTCGACCTGGCGGTCAACGCCCTCAACGAGGACGAGCACCTGGACGAGCTGCGCGGCTTCGCGCAGGACTCCGGCGAGGGCCGCTGGACGGTCGAGGCGGCCATCGACAACGCGGTGCCGCTGCCCGCGATCACCGCTTCCCTCTTCGCGCGGTTCGCGTCGCGCCAGGACGACTCGCCGCAGATGAAGATGATCGCGGCACTGCGCAACCAGTTCGGCGGCCACGCGGTCGAGTCGAACGCTCCGAAGAAGTAG
- the dnaN gene encoding DNA polymerase III subunit beta — protein sequence MKIRVERDVLAEAVAWVARSLPARPPAPVLAGLLLKAEDGALSFSSFDYEVSARVSVDAEVEEDGTVLVSGRLLADICRALPNRPVEISTDGVRATVVCGSSRFTLHTLPVDEYPALPQMPTATGTVPGEVFASAAAQVAIAAGRDDTLPVLTGVRIEIEGDTVTLASTDRYRFAVREFLWKPEAADISAVALVPAKTLLDTAKALTSGDTVTLALSGSGAGEGLIGFEGAGRRTTTRLLEGDLPKYRTLFPTEFNSVAVIETAPFVEAVKRVALVAERNTPVRLSFEQGVLILEAGSSDDAQAVERVDAQLDGDDISIAFNPTFLLDGLSAIDSPVAQLSFTTSTKPALLSGKADVKAEADEAYKYLIMPVRLSG from the coding sequence GTGAAGATCCGGGTGGAGCGCGATGTACTCGCTGAGGCGGTGGCCTGGGTGGCCCGCAGCCTCCCGGCCCGTCCGCCGGCGCCCGTACTCGCGGGCCTTCTGCTGAAGGCCGAGGACGGCGCACTCAGCTTCTCCAGCTTCGACTACGAGGTCTCGGCACGGGTCTCGGTGGACGCGGAGGTCGAGGAGGACGGCACGGTTCTCGTATCGGGCCGGCTGCTCGCCGACATCTGCCGCGCCCTGCCCAACCGGCCGGTGGAGATCTCCACAGACGGTGTACGGGCGACGGTGGTCTGCGGGTCCTCCCGCTTCACGCTGCACACCCTGCCGGTGGACGAGTACCCCGCGCTGCCGCAGATGCCCACCGCGACCGGCACCGTGCCCGGCGAGGTCTTCGCCTCCGCCGCCGCCCAGGTGGCCATCGCCGCGGGCCGCGACGACACGCTGCCGGTGCTGACCGGCGTACGGATCGAGATCGAGGGCGACACCGTCACCCTGGCCTCGACCGACCGCTACCGCTTCGCGGTCCGCGAGTTCCTGTGGAAGCCGGAAGCCGCGGACATCTCCGCCGTCGCGCTGGTGCCCGCCAAGACGCTGCTGGACACCGCCAAGGCGCTCACCAGCGGTGACACGGTCACCCTGGCGCTCTCCGGGTCGGGCGCCGGCGAGGGCCTCATCGGCTTCGAGGGCGCGGGCCGTCGCACCACCACCCGGCTGCTCGAGGGCGACCTGCCGAAGTACCGGACGCTGTTCCCCACCGAGTTCAACTCGGTCGCGGTGATCGAGACCGCTCCGTTCGTCGAGGCCGTCAAGCGCGTGGCCCTGGTCGCCGAGCGCAACACGCCCGTACGGCTCAGCTTCGAGCAGGGCGTCCTGATCCTGGAAGCGGGTTCCAGCGACGACGCACAGGCTGTGGAGCGCGTGGACGCGCAGCTGGACGGCGACGACATCTCGATCGCCTTCAACCCGACCTTCCTGCTGGACGGTCTGAGTGCGATCGACTCCCCGGTGGCCCAGCTGTCCTTTACGACCTCCACGAAGCCGGCGCTGCTGAGCGGCAAGGCGGACGTGAAGGCCGAGGCGGACGAGGCGTACAAGTACCTGATCATGCCGGTACGCCTGAGCGGCTGA